The segment ATGTCGAGGAGGCCAGTGAATCCCTCTAGACGTTACGGCGATGCCGGCGGCGGAGCTGCTCTCTTTTCGCTGTCTAAATCTCGTTCTCCGCCTTTGCTCTCCATTGTTCTCATTGTCCTGGTATATTTTTAAGAAAACAAatcttttgatttatttatgttttctataagttcttttttttttaaattatttttatttttaattttcaggGGGCATTGCTTATTGTTGCGTATTTCCATAGCGGATCAGGTTTGATTTTCTGATTGAATTCATTAATTGAGCATTGAGTAATCACTTAAAATGTAATTAATGATTTTTATGATTCTAAGCTGATCAGTGATAAATGATATTTTGTTTCTTTCAGGATCTGGAGGCATAAGGAGCCTTGTTTCCAGAGTTGAAGGTAAAAAAAACTTCTCACTGAAAAAAATCACATTGGTGCTTACGTTCGCGTTATACCATACGGGCATTGCTGTTAAGTGAATTGCGTGTATTGATGGTCGGCATCTTGGATTTATGTATATGTAAATGCAGTTGTTGATACTTTGCTAACTTGGAATTTTCTTCTTCAATTAGATTTAATTAGGTTGGGTGAGGATCGGTTTATGCTTGTAGAATCTTAATGATAGGTTTCATCTGCTGAGGCATCATTTACCTATGCCTTTCAATTTGCTATTAGATAAGCGAACTTTAGATTTTAAGATAGGATTTGATCTTTGTGTGCAGGTGACTTTTCCTGCACATTTGAGGTTCTACGGGCGCTTCCTATTCTGAAGAAAGCTTATGGTGGTGGCATTCATAAAGTTTTGCATATTGGTCCCGATTCTTGTTCAGTGGTCTCAAATTtgttaaaagaagaagaaactgAAGCTTGGGGGGTGGAACCATATGACATTGAGGATGCTGATGCTAACTGCAAAAGACTAGTGCGTAATGGCATCGTGCGTGTGGCTGACATCAAATTTCCTCTTCCATACAGGCCAAAGTCGTTCTCTCTTGTAATTGTTTCGGATGCATTAGATTACTTGTCTCCAAGATATCTCAACAAGACACTTCCAGATTTTGCAAGAGTATCAGCTGATGGAGTCGTCGTATTTACAGGTAAAAGAagcttaactttttattttgatCCCTGAACTTGCAAGTCATAAGTGCTTTCCTATCCCATAATATTCTTTATTTGCTTGCTGATGGTTTCAGCCATATTTTTTTCCCATACTGTATCTATGTCATCATGACCAGCTTCTTCTCCATGTTCTACTTTTCATATATCAATGTTCTGTATGTGTTATGAAAAAAATATGCACTAAGCTTTTCTAGCAGTGCTTTTGTAGCTAGCGTGCAATATGTGATTACAAAGAAATAATCTGAGCCTTTTGACATATCAAGAACCTTTATGATTATTACAAATGTAGGTTTTCCAGGCCAG is part of the Gossypium arboreum isolate Shixiya-1 chromosome 5, ASM2569848v2, whole genome shotgun sequence genome and harbors:
- the LOC108450624 gene encoding probable pectin methylesterase CGR2, giving the protein MSRRPVNPSRRYGDAGGGAALFSLSKSRSPPLLSIVLIVLGALLIVAYFHSGSGSGGIRSLVSRVEGDFSCTFEVLRALPILKKAYGGGIHKVLHIGPDSCSVVSNLLKEEETEAWGVEPYDIEDADANCKRLVRNGIVRVADIKFPLPYRPKSFSLVIVSDALDYLSPRYLNKTLPDFARVSADGVVVFTGFPGQRKAKAADVSKYGRAAKLRSSTWWTRYFIQTSLEENEVAAKKFSRAAEKSSYNPSCQIFHLRSYR